From the Helicobacter sp. MIT 05-5293 genome, one window contains:
- a CDS encoding sugar O-acetyltransferase — protein MKKESKSNKKKLITKLSARSTPAPTTNRDIFTRDLEGELVDMNDPECEKILAVIRETIKLTHKFNSGAHSPKKSRKLFSKIIGQKLDDKSWIIPPFYVDFGKNIRVGKNFFMNQACTFMDRGGITIGDDVFIAPKVCLTTINHDFDPYNRQATFCKPIVIGNRVWIGINVTICPGVTIGDNAIIAAGSVVTKDVPENAIVGGNPARVLKMLEFE, from the coding sequence ATGAAAAAAGAATCCAAAAGCAATAAAAAGAAACTCATCACCAAACTTTCAGCGCGTAGCACACCCGCACCAACAACGAATCGCGATATTTTTACACGCGATTTAGAAGGCGAGCTTGTCGATATGAACGACCCAGAATGCGAAAAGATTTTAGCGGTGATTCGTGAGACGATTAAGCTTACCCATAAGTTTAATTCGGGCGCACACAGCCCCAAAAAATCGCGCAAACTTTTTAGCAAAATCATTGGGCAAAAGCTTGATGATAAGTCGTGGATTATCCCACCTTTTTATGTAGATTTTGGGAAAAATATCCGCGTGGGCAAAAACTTTTTTATGAATCAGGCTTGCACATTTATGGACAGAGGGGGAATCACAATTGGTGATGATGTGTTTATTGCGCCCAAAGTATGCCTTACGACCATTAACCATGACTTTGACCCTTATAATCGTCAGGCAACTTTTTGTAAGCCCATTGTAATTGGTAATCGCGTGTGGATTGGGATTAATGTAACCATTTGCCCGGGTGTAACAATTGGTGATAATGCGATTATCGCAGCGGGTTCGGTGGTTACTAAAGATGTGCCAGAAAATGCGATAGTTGGGGGCAACCCCGCAAGGGTGCTAAAGATGTTGGAGTTTGAGTAG
- a CDS encoding cupin domain-containing protein, with product MKKIMSLALVATLGCLATMNAKEAKMQEQEVVKNGSLGGFKGDSKIFSGEVNVKMLFKSDTYRPFGGAEVTFSPRARTAWHTHPAGQTLIVTKGTIYTGTKSGVTQIAKPGDVVLCPPDIEHWHGAGFKESGSHIALTHEKNGKNVTWLELLSDEEYEKFVQEAKK from the coding sequence ATGAAAAAAATCATGAGTTTGGCATTAGTCGCAACATTAGGTTGCTTAGCAACAATGAACGCAAAGGAGGCAAAAATGCAAGAGCAAGAAGTCGTAAAAAATGGTAGCTTAGGAGGCTTTAAGGGAGATTCTAAAATCTTTAGCGGCGAGGTGAATGTCAAAATGCTATTCAAAAGCGATACCTACCGCCCTTTTGGCGGAGCTGAGGTTACCTTTAGCCCCCGCGCCAGAACCGCGTGGCACACACACCCAGCGGGGCAAACACTGATTGTTACCAAAGGAACGATTTACACCGGCACAAAAAGCGGAGTTACGCAGATTGCCAAACCCGGCGATGTCGTGCTTTGCCCACCTGATATTGAACATTGGCATGGTGCAGGGTTTAAAGAGAGTGGCTCGCATATCGCTTTGACACACGAAAAAAATGGCAAAAATGTTACTTGGCTAGAACTGCTAAGTGATGAGGAATATGAAAAATTTGTTCAAGAAGCCAAAAAGTAA
- a CDS encoding N-6 DNA methylase, protein MLLQEILKNSNYKLDLFSADSIMQLESKITTKESKSGISYYVLCLIRDKEIKLTPEEIVRQLYLDKLINEYQYPKSRIQVEYSVHFGREVKRADIVVMDKLQITSAYIIIEVKKPKLKEGKEQLKSYCNATGATMAVWSNGNQISYYHRKDPNYFESIPNIPTSDKSLKDILNEPFTFDDLIKTDILTIQKRSLRDIITEMEDEVLANAGVDVFEEVFKLIFIKLYDELEGARDKTRNLDFKNYGESDSELKVKIEKLFNKAKKKWEGVFNEDEKIKLSPSHLSVCVGSLEKIKLFNSNLEVIDDAFEYLVNKSAKGEKGQYFTPRYVIDMCVKMLNPTKEETMIDTASGSCGFPIHTCFYVWKQIYKEKGIEASHLFTAEKKIPECEDYVKEKIFGVDFDERSVRVSKMLNLIAGDGHTNVLYLNSIDYERWEEWVKDENWNDVYNEGFKKLKKLRVNKNENRDFSFDILMANPPFAGDIKESRILSRYELSKNANGKLQSKVGRDILFIERNLDMLKPGGRMAIVLPQGRFNNSSDKYIREFIADKARILAVVGLHGNVFKPHTGTKTSVLFLQKWGGEDENGQELCPKCEDYNIFFATMSEPSKDNSGEKIYYPLLDSHGHLVVRHDLFHPHLEGEEPIKQSNESQESFNERMCEYQKRYETYKDLQRDGITEAFIEFAKAENLSFWRERE, encoded by the coding sequence ATGCTATTACAAGAAATCTTGAAAAATTCCAATTATAAGCTTGATTTGTTTAGTGCAGATTCTATAATGCAACTAGAATCCAAAATCACCACAAAAGAAAGTAAAAGTGGCATAAGTTATTATGTGCTATGCCTCATACGCGATAAAGAAATTAAACTCACCCCCGAAGAAATCGTTCGCCAACTTTATTTAGATAAGCTCATCAATGAATACCAATATCCTAAATCACGAATCCAAGTAGAATATTCTGTTCATTTTGGGCGCGAGGTGAAAAGGGCAGATATTGTGGTAATGGACAAACTCCAAATCACTTCAGCTTATATTATCATAGAAGTTAAAAAGCCAAAGCTCAAAGAAGGCAAAGAGCAGCTTAAAAGCTATTGTAATGCCACAGGTGCGACAATGGCAGTATGGAGCAATGGTAACCAAATTAGCTATTACCACCGCAAAGACCCCAATTATTTTGAATCTATCCCTAATATCCCTACAAGCGATAAAAGCCTTAAAGATATTTTAAATGAGCCTTTTACCTTTGATGACTTGATAAAAACAGATATTTTAACGATACAAAAAAGAAGCCTAAGAGATATTATTACAGAAATGGAAGATGAAGTTTTGGCAAATGCTGGAGTTGATGTGTTTGAAGAAGTCTTCAAGCTCATTTTTATCAAGCTTTATGATGAGTTAGAAGGGGCAAGGGACAAAACGCGCAATCTTGATTTTAAAAACTATGGTGAATCAGATTCGGAACTCAAAGTAAAAATAGAAAAACTTTTTAATAAAGCAAAGAAAAAATGGGAGGGCGTGTTTAATGAAGACGAAAAAATTAAACTTTCCCCCTCACATTTAAGCGTTTGTGTTGGTTCATTAGAAAAAATCAAGCTTTTTAACTCAAATTTAGAAGTCATTGATGATGCGTTTGAATACCTTGTCAATAAATCCGCAAAAGGTGAAAAAGGACAATATTTTACCCCGCGTTATGTGATAGATATGTGCGTAAAAATGCTTAATCCCACAAAAGAAGAAACCATGATAGACACTGCAAGTGGTAGCTGCGGATTCCCTATCCATACTTGCTTTTATGTATGGAAGCAAATCTATAAAGAAAAAGGCATTGAAGCAAGCCACCTTTTCACAGCGGAGAAAAAAATCCCAGAATGTGAAGATTATGTCAAAGAAAAAATCTTTGGCGTAGATTTTGATGAGCGAAGCGTGCGAGTTTCCAAAATGCTAAATCTCATCGCAGGTGATGGGCATACGAATGTGCTTTATCTTAACTCTATTGATTATGAGCGTTGGGAAGAATGGGTAAAAGATGAGAATTGGAATGATGTCTATAATGAGGGTTTTAAGAAACTCAAAAAACTAAGGGTAAATAAAAATGAAAATCGCGATTTTAGTTTTGATATTTTAATGGCAAATCCACCTTTTGCAGGAGATATTAAAGAAAGCAGAATTCTAAGCAGATATGAACTAAGCAAAAATGCCAATGGTAAGCTACAAAGCAAAGTAGGACGCGATATTTTATTTATTGAGCGCAACTTAGATATGTTAAAACCCGGTGGGCGTATGGCTATTGTGCTTCCACAGGGGAGATTCAATAACTCTAGCGATAAATATATCAGGGAGTTTATCGCGGATAAGGCTAGAATCCTAGCTGTTGTAGGACTGCATGGCAATGTCTTCAAGCCTCACACAGGCACAAAAACTTCTGTGCTATTTTTGCAAAAATGGGGAGGCGAAGATGAAAATGGTCAAGAGCTTTGCCCAAAATGTGAAGATTACAACATTTTCTTTGCAACAATGAGTGAGCCTAGCAAGGATAATTCAGGGGAAAAGATTTATTATCCGCTTTTAGATTCTCATGGGCATTTGGTTGTTAGGCATGATTTATTTCACCCACATCTTGAGGGTGAAGAGCCTATCAAACAATCAAATGAAAGCCAAGAATCTTTCAATGAAAGAATGTGCGAATACCAAAAGCGATATGAAACATACAAAGACTTGCAACGAGATGGAATCACAGAAGCCTTTATAGAATTTGCCAAAGCAGAAAATTTGAGCTTTTGGAGAGAGCGGGAATGA
- a CDS encoding ATP-binding protein, which translates to MTEREFLELIECELSTQRLKHRENSRLEYKANFNKADYALYAKTLAAFSNNQGGSIIFGIQDKPRKPIGMTNENFKDFDNKDFSEFLNQHFAPEIQFETSNFTYQKKDFGVIQVLESDNKPIICIKNGGKKQELIEGDIYYRYSGRTQKIKHPELKNIIDKNLEIERQKWREHIENIAKIGVKNVKMLDLLRGKIDIGNGKSIVIDKELLKNLNLIKEGKFVEKDGAPTLKLIGTIENGEIVAPNLNLDKDFFTTKELLEKLGLTISHHYFRGILAEYSIIQKETKYFQQKKNQKYYSRLCLEFLQQQKLTNDRVKELCKKHNIWRKNAK; encoded by the coding sequence ATGACAGAACGAGAATTTTTAGAATTAATTGAGTGCGAATTATCAACACAAAGACTAAAACATAGAGAAAATTCTAGGCTTGAGTATAAAGCCAATTTTAATAAAGCAGATTACGCGCTCTATGCCAAAACTCTAGCTGCTTTTTCAAACAATCAAGGAGGTAGTATTATTTTTGGAATCCAAGATAAACCTAGAAAACCTATTGGAATGACAAATGAGAATTTTAAAGATTTTGACAACAAAGATTTTAGCGAATTTTTGAACCAACATTTTGCTCCAGAAATACAATTTGAAACTTCTAATTTTACTTACCAGAAGAAAGATTTTGGTGTTATACAAGTTTTAGAATCTGATAACAAGCCTATCATATGTATAAAAAATGGAGGTAAAAAACAAGAGCTTATAGAGGGTGATATTTATTATAGATATAGCGGAAGAACGCAAAAAATCAAACACCCTGAACTTAAAAATATTATAGATAAAAATTTAGAAATTGAGCGTCAAAAATGGAGAGAACACATAGAAAATATAGCGAAAATAGGAGTAAAAAATGTAAAAATGTTAGATTTGTTGCGAGGAAAAATTGATATAGGAAATGGAAAAAGTATAGTTATTGACAAAGAATTATTAAAAAATCTTAACTTGATTAAAGAGGGAAAGTTTGTAGAAAAAGACGGAGCACCGACATTAAAACTCATAGGCACAATAGAGAATGGTGAGATTGTAGCACCAAATTTGAATTTGGATAAAGATTTCTTTACTACAAAAGAACTATTGGAAAAATTAGGCTTAACTATATCTCACCACTATTTCAGGGGAATTTTAGCTGAATACTCTATCATACAAAAAGAAACAAAATATTTTCAACAAAAGAAAAATCAAAAGTATTATAGTAGATTATGTTTAGAGTTTTTGCAGCAACAAAAACTAACAAATGACCGAGTAAAAGAACTTTGCAAAAAACATAATATTTGGCGTAAAAATGCAAAATAA
- a CDS encoding VOC family protein, whose product MIVAIDHIVLLTNNLEKCLAFYRDILECEVREQNGRYAICFGNQKINIHQHFGEFQPAASKPCDGALDFCLLAKGDIHAIKRKIESKGVKLEAGVVQRTGARAKLDSIYLKDPDGNLVEIAVEREEDAQTMR is encoded by the coding sequence ATGATAGTCGCGATTGACCATATTGTGCTGCTTACAAACAACCTAGAAAAATGCCTCGCGTTTTATCGGGATATTCTTGAATGCGAGGTAAGAGAGCAAAATGGACGCTATGCGATTTGCTTTGGCAACCAAAAAATCAATATCCACCAGCATTTTGGCGAGTTTCAACCCGCCGCGAGTAAGCCATGTGATGGCGCGTTGGACTTTTGCCTGCTCGCAAAGGGCGATATTCACGCGATTAAGCGCAAGATTGAATCAAAAGGTGTGAAGCTTGAAGCGGGTGTCGTGCAAAGAACGGGTGCGCGGGCAAAACTTGATTCTATCTATCTTAAAGACCCCGATGGCAATTTGGTAGAAATCGCTGTGGAGAGGGAGGAAGATGCACAAACGATGCGCTAA
- a CDS encoding NAD(P)H-dependent oxidoreductase, giving the protein MKIYLLNGAKEFGNSKGRLNTTLHELAKETLSKLGHETKEVIIDKGYDVQEEVQNLKWADSIIHQFPAWWMCEPWIVKKYIDEVYLASHGVLFNDDGRTRKDPSKKYGSGGLAQNKSYMLCSTWNAPLEAFSDKTQFLGIGIDGVFAHLHKAHEFCGMQKLPSFMCNDVVKNPQVERYLAEYEAHLKKMFGNA; this is encoded by the coding sequence ATGAAAATTTACCTACTCAATGGCGCAAAAGAGTTTGGAAACTCTAAGGGCAGGCTTAATACAACCTTGCACGAACTCGCAAAAGAAACACTAAGCAAGCTAGGACACGAAACCAAAGAAGTCATCATTGACAAAGGTTATGATGTGCAAGAAGAAGTGCAAAATCTCAAATGGGCAGATTCTATCATTCATCAATTCCCCGCTTGGTGGATGTGCGAACCTTGGATTGTCAAAAAATACATCGATGAAGTGTATTTGGCAAGTCATGGTGTGCTTTTTAATGATGATGGCAGGACTAGAAAAGACCCAAGCAAGAAATATGGCAGCGGTGGTTTGGCACAAAACAAAAGCTATATGCTTTGTAGCACTTGGAACGCCCCGCTTGAAGCTTTTAGTGATAAAACGCAGTTTTTGGGCATTGGAATCGATGGTGTGTTTGCGCATTTGCACAAGGCACATGAGTTTTGCGGCATGCAAAAGTTGCCTAGCTTTATGTGTAATGATGTAGTAAAAAACCCGCAAGTAGAGCGGTATTTGGCAGAATATGAAGCGCATTTGAAAAAGATGTTTGGGAATGCGTGA
- a CDS encoding alpha/beta hydrolase, with protein sequence MAQANKTSKTDKWDKVFAQSEAVEVQKVRFKNRYGITLVGDLYTPKNTDKAAKLPAIAIAGPFGAVKEQASGFYAQTLAKRGFITLAFDPSYTGESSGEPRNVASPDINTEDFSAAVDYLSNLAGVDSHKIAILGICGFGGFALNAAAMDTRIKATIASTMYDMTRVNARGYFDAMDAKARQKLKESLNAQRTQDFKSGTYAPQGGLPEKLSGDEPQFIKDYFDYYKTPRGFHKRAINSNGAWNLTSSLSLINMPILAYSDEIQSAVLVIHGEKAHSRYFSEDAYKKLKGENKELLIIKDANHVDLYDNASKIPFDKIVQFLGENL encoded by the coding sequence ATGGCACAAGCAAACAAAACAAGCAAAACCGACAAATGGGACAAAGTCTTTGCACAAAGCGAAGCGGTAGAGGTGCAAAAGGTGCGCTTTAAAAATCGCTATGGAATCACGCTCGTAGGCGACCTTTATACGCCCAAAAACACAGACAAAGCCGCCAAGCTCCCCGCAATCGCAATCGCAGGACCTTTTGGCGCGGTTAAAGAACAAGCAAGCGGGTTTTATGCCCAAACCCTAGCAAAAAGGGGCTTTATCACCCTTGCGTTTGACCCATCTTACACGGGCGAGAGCAGCGGCGAACCCCGCAATGTCGCCTCGCCCGACATCAACACCGAAGACTTTAGCGCAGCGGTGGATTATCTAAGCAACCTCGCGGGAGTGGATTCTCATAAAATCGCGATTTTGGGCATTTGTGGCTTTGGGGGCTTTGCGCTAAACGCCGCGGCAATGGATACGCGTATCAAGGCGACGATTGCCTCGACAATGTATGATATGACGCGTGTGAATGCGCGGGGATATTTTGACGCAATGGACGCAAAGGCGCGGCAAAAACTCAAAGAGAGCCTCAACGCACAGCGCACACAGGATTTTAAGAGTGGCACTTACGCGCCACAAGGCGGGTTACCCGAGAAGCTTAGTGGTGATGAGCCGCAGTTTATCAAGGATTATTTTGATTATTACAAAACTCCACGCGGGTTTCATAAACGCGCGATTAACTCTAATGGTGCGTGGAATCTCACCTCATCTTTATCGCTGATAAATATGCCAATTCTCGCATATAGCGATGAGATTCAAAGTGCGGTGTTGGTGATTCATGGCGAAAAAGCGCATAGTAGATATTTTAGCGAGGACGCTTACAAGAAGCTCAAAGGCGAGAATAAAGAATTGCTGATTATCAAAGATGCAAATCATGTAGATTTGTATGATAATGCGAGTAAAATTCCCTTTGATAAAATCGTGCAGTTTTTGGGTGAGAATCTTTAA
- a CDS encoding DUF6630 family protein, which yields MANLAQEHPIYKLAAEISHNDEEILKDISACICETKKYFKEHREYEWRGMENFDDYEESEVRWIGMVDVLFEGNYVYECDYKYKEELEDFLIQLGGLNGSFYILERRNGRRYNTLPLEEDWFDEEGDISTWCAIIDEKWAEYQMCVGGIDIDSDSYVMFPCALDSLAKLQKYAEQSGYSIDYARNL from the coding sequence ATGGCAAATCTCGCACAAGAACACCCAATTTATAAGCTTGCAGCAGAAATATCACATAATGATGAAGAGATTCTTAAAGACATAAGTGCGTGCATCTGTGAAACGAAAAAATATTTTAAAGAACATCGAGAATACGAATGGAGAGGTATGGAGAATTTTGATGATTATGAAGAAAGTGAGGTGCGGTGGATAGGCATGGTCGATGTTCTTTTTGAAGGGAACTATGTCTATGAATGCGATTATAAATATAAAGAGGAGCTAGAAGATTTTTTGATTCAGCTTGGAGGTTTGAATGGATCTTTCTATATTCTTGAAAGGCGAAATGGAAGAAGGTATAACACACTCCCGCTAGAAGAGGATTGGTTTGATGAGGAAGGGGACATTAGCACATGGTGTGCTATTATTGATGAAAAGTGGGCAGAGTATCAAATGTGCGTGGGTGGCATTGATATAGATAGCGATAGCTATGTGATGTTCCCATGTGCGCTAGATTCACTCGCAAAGCTACAAAAATATGCAGAGCAGAGCGGATATAGTATTGATTATGCGCGTAATTTGTAA
- a CDS encoding restriction endonuclease subunit S — MGEWMLYEELVFCNTESQSANEIAQKHFNANTQPINYTIKTLKESFLKTSRLDSEYYQTKYEQNEYLIKSKHYARLGDLVEIKKSIEPGSEAYRESGIPFIRVSNLSHFGINQSEIYLDSADFNEEELKNLYPKKDMILLSKDGSIGLAYCLEKDLECITSGAILHLQIKDKNLILSQYLTLILNSLTTKLQAERDSGGSIIAHWKLDEIKNVLIPILNKQIQQTIESKIIQSFALRTEAKILLEKAKAKVEEAIRKS; from the coding sequence TTGGGCGAATGGATGTTATATGAAGAACTCGTATTTTGTAATACAGAATCTCAAAGCGCAAATGAAATCGCACAAAAGCATTTCAATGCCAACACCCAACCCATAAATTACACGATTAAAACTTTAAAAGAATCTTTCCTAAAAACTAGTAGATTAGATTCTGAATATTATCAAACCAAATATGAACAAAATGAATATTTGATAAAATCTAAACACTATGCAAGATTGGGAGATTTGGTAGAAATCAAAAAATCCATAGAACCCGGTAGTGAAGCATACAGAGAAAGCGGAATCCCTTTTATTCGTGTGAGTAATCTTAGCCATTTTGGAATCAATCAAAGTGAAATCTATTTAGATTCGGCAGATTTTAATGAAGAAGAATTAAAAAACTTATATCCGAAAAAAGATATGATTTTATTAAGCAAAGATGGGAGTATAGGGCTTGCTTATTGTTTAGAAAAAGATTTAGAATGTATCACAAGCGGGGCGATTTTGCATTTGCAGATAAAAGACAAAAACCTTATTTTGTCGCAATATTTAACTTTAATTCTCAACTCCCTTACAACCAAGCTTCAAGCAGAGCGGGATAGTGGAGGTTCGATTATTGCACATTGGAAGCTTGATGAGATTAAAAATGTGCTTATCCCAATCCTTAATAAACAGATTCAACAAACCATAGAATCTAAAATCATTCAAAGCTTTGCTCTACGAACAGAAGCAAAGATATTGCTAGAAAAGGCTAAAGCAAAAGTAGAAGAGGCAATTAGAAAATCATAA
- a CDS encoding NAD(P)-dependent alcohol dehydrogenase produces MQNEHNKTRREFLLTSAKIAGGAAALGFGANLFAQNASNANAANTATSTPFGLQEALKGEEIPSVGYAAHSKDWKFKPFQFTRHPLGANDVLLQILYAGICHSDLHSVSGDHHPPTYPIVPGHEILGKVVAVGKNVSKFKVGDYAGVGCMVNSCGECEACKASKEQYCTNSKTIYTYNSKDVFHGGANTYGGYSNNIVLSEKFAIKVPKNAELEKVAPLLCAGITTYSPIMFSRVKKGDKVAVAGLGGLGHMALQYMAKLGAEVTCFDIVDKKDACLALGAKEFVNVKSPRFSEFANTFDFIISTIPYHYDVNAYHKMLKFGGEMAIVGLPASKDKPKLDFDAFVWNFQNKKLYPSVIGGIKETQEMLDFSVKNRIYPKVQIIPINQLDEAYKVVAAGKADFRFVIDMSSLKV; encoded by the coding sequence ATGCAAAACGAACATAACAAAACGCGCAGAGAGTTTTTGCTAACCTCTGCAAAAATCGCCGGTGGTGCGGCTGCTTTGGGCTTTGGGGCAAACCTATTTGCCCAAAATGCGAGCAATGCAAACGCGGCAAACACCGCAACAAGCACACCCTTTGGGCTACAAGAAGCCCTCAAAGGCGAGGAGATTCCAAGCGTGGGCTATGCCGCGCACTCTAAAGACTGGAAGTTTAAACCTTTTCAATTCACCCGCCACCCGCTGGGCGCAAATGATGTGCTTTTGCAGATTCTCTATGCGGGCATCTGCCATAGCGACCTGCACAGCGTAAGCGGCGACCACCACCCGCCCACCTATCCCATTGTCCCCGGGCATGAGATTTTGGGCAAAGTCGTTGCGGTGGGCAAAAATGTAAGCAAGTTTAAGGTTGGCGATTACGCCGGTGTGGGGTGTATGGTCAATAGTTGTGGCGAATGCGAAGCGTGCAAAGCAAGCAAAGAGCAGTATTGCACAAATAGCAAAACCATCTACACCTATAATAGCAAAGATGTCTTCCATGGCGGTGCAAACACCTATGGCGGGTATTCTAATAACATCGTGCTAAGCGAAAAATTTGCGATTAAAGTCCCCAAAAATGCCGAGCTTGAAAAGGTCGCGCCGCTTCTTTGCGCGGGGATTACCACCTATTCGCCTATTATGTTCTCAAGAGTCAAAAAAGGCGATAAAGTTGCAGTCGCCGGTCTTGGGGGCTTGGGGCATATGGCGTTGCAATATATGGCAAAGCTTGGCGCAGAGGTAACATGCTTTGATATTGTCGATAAAAAAGATGCGTGCTTAGCGCTTGGTGCAAAAGAGTTTGTGAATGTCAAAAGCCCACGATTTAGCGAGTTTGCTAACACTTTTGACTTTATCATTAGCACGATTCCTTATCATTATGATGTGAATGCGTATCATAAAATGCTCAAATTCGGCGGTGAAATGGCGATTGTGGGGCTTCCTGCAAGCAAAGACAAACCAAAGCTTGATTTTGATGCGTTTGTGTGGAATTTTCAAAACAAAAAGCTTTACCCTAGCGTGATTGGCGGGATTAAAGAAACGCAAGAAATGCTAGATTTTAGCGTGAAAAACAGAATCTACCCAAAAGTGCAAATCATTCCAATCAATCAGCTTGATGAAGCATATAAGGTTGTCGCGGCGGGCAAGGCGGACTTTCGCTTTGTAATTGATATGAGCAGCCTCAAAGTGTAG
- a CDS encoding restriction endonuclease subunit S has translation MNPNQTLQDKFPHLEVSVQSFSKVSQHLILGSEFNSNARENALRAINSEDKVNEYFDLISSTISSIDKPALIYDLTHSLGNFLHDTELIECDLGSNKKEVIHNDFIISRLRSYLQEMAVVQEKQYRQLVSTEYLVYRPKTNLLSSNTLMIFALSSYVQIILSHSQYGTEHPRFYEFVFNEMPLPKILFELNKDMDSTMKQAYMLLEQSKTLYKEAEDLLYTELGLNPANPMQSILESQGNNINYTIATLKESFLKTGRLDSEYYQSKYDIMENLIKAKGFKTLDEICSLINYGSVPTSPYSENGEGVPYIKGLNLKNLQIDENKLDRITNTDDLDSKFFTKENDIIISQMGTVGDVGVVSKEQENCIFASFTIRIRLKNTQEFNPYFVAAYIQHIAKEWYLYRHIAQASVRQNTDLPTIRNLYVPLVDRNIQEKIAAHIQKSFALRKEAKNLLQVAKVKVEEAIKIGGGGNMSL, from the coding sequence ATGAATCCAAACCAAACCTTGCAAGATAAATTCCCGCATTTGGAAGTGAGTGTGCAGTCTTTTAGTAAAGTATCACAACATCTCATTTTAGGCTCAGAGTTTAATAGTAATGCAAGAGAAAATGCACTTCGGGCTATTAATTCAGAAGATAAGGTAAATGAGTATTTTGATTTAATTAGCTCCACTATTTCATCAATAGATAAACCCGCACTTATCTATGATTTAACCCACTCATTAGGAAATTTTCTACACGATACAGAATTAATAGAATGTGATTTAGGTAGTAATAAAAAGGAAGTTATACACAATGATTTTATTATTTCAAGACTTCGTTCGTATTTACAAGAAATGGCAGTTGTTCAAGAAAAGCAATACAGGCAATTGGTTTCCACAGAATATTTAGTTTATCGTCCTAAGACGAATCTTTTATCCTCAAATACGCTAATGATTTTTGCTTTAAGTAGTTATGTGCAAATAATCCTAAGTCATAGTCAATACGGAACTGAACACCCTAGATTCTATGAATTTGTTTTTAACGAAATGCCACTACCAAAAATCCTCTTTGAATTAAATAAAGATATGGATTCTACAATGAAACAAGCTTATATGCTTTTAGAGCAAAGCAAGACATTATACAAAGAAGCAGAGGATTTACTCTATACCGAATTGGGACTTAATCCGGCTAATCCAATGCAAAGCATTTTAGAATCTCAGGGCAACAATATAAACTACACCATTGCTACACTCAAAGAATCTTTCCTCAAAACTGGTAGGCTGGATAGCGAATATTACCAAAGTAAATACGATATAATGGAGAATCTAATTAAGGCTAAAGGCTTTAAAACCCTAGATGAAATCTGCTCTTTAATCAACTATGGCTCTGTGCCTACAAGCCCATATAGCGAAAATGGCGAGGGAGTGCCTTATATTAAAGGCTTAAATCTTAAGAATTTGCAAATTGATGAAAATAAGCTTGATAGAATCACAAATACCGATGATTTGGATTCTAAATTTTTTACCAAAGAAAATGATATTATCATCTCACAAATGGGGACGGTTGGTGATGTAGGGGTTGTCTCAAAAGAGCAAGAAAACTGCATTTTTGCTTCCTTTACTATTAGAATAAGGCTTAAAAACACACAAGAATTTAATCCTTACTTTGTGGCTGCGTATATCCAACATATTGCTAAAGAATGGTATTTGTATAGGCATATTGCACAAGCAAGCGTTAGGCAAAATACAGATTTACCAACAATTAGAAATTTATATGTGCCTTTGGTAGATAGAAATATACAAGAAAAAATCGCCGCTCATATTCAAAAAAGCTTCGCATTACGCAAAGAGGCAAAAAATCTTCTACAAGTTGCCAAAGTAAAAGTAGAGGAAGCTATTAAAATAGGGGGGGGGGGCAATATGTCCTTATAA